A window of Xiphophorus hellerii strain 12219 chromosome 19, Xiphophorus_hellerii-4.1, whole genome shotgun sequence contains these coding sequences:
- the LOC116708669 gene encoding uncharacterized protein LOC116708669 — protein sequence MHVFKVWGVLCVLSAAGSSLCVTEIEDDDGFADSYGNEISLDQQQESSNTPYHAGLSHWDKLFIALEDSHMRQNMLLESAERCCGGMAPLRSQLDKLLRGASQQSSPGQGSACRAQAEREALGLHRGLAELRRDGAEMERRINATLQAILRGRHEDAARLSRLEEAASESRSGGSEHQPTQRPGGSGRAFSSGANSFPSELEGQDLSSQVDLDMIRGSLVIIARDVQRVYLQLSTAIEQVGTLSKGRGDT from the exons ATGCATGTGTTTAAGGTGTGGGGTGTGCTCTGTGTGCTAAGCGCTGCTGGTTCGTCTTTATGTGTGACTGAGATTGAGGACGATGACGGCTTTGCAGACAGCTACGGCAACGAGATTTCTCTGGACCAACAGCAGG AGTCATCAAACACACCGTACCATGCAGGCCTCTCCCACTGGGACAAGCTTTTCATCGCTCTGGAGGACTCCCACATGAGGCAGAACATGCTGCTGGAGTCGGCGGAGCGGTGCTGCGGAGGAATGGCGCCTCTGAGGAGCCAGCTGGACAAGCTCCTCAGGGGGGCGTCGCAGCAGAGCTCGCCGGGTCAGGGGTCAGCGTGCAGGGCGCAGGCGGAACGCGAGGCTCTCGGGCTGCACCGCGGCCTGGCAGAGCTCCGCCGGGACGGGGCAGAGATGGAGAGGAGAATAAACGCCACCTTGCAGGCAATCCTGCGCGGCAGACACGAGGATGCGGCTCGGCTGAGTCGTCTCGAGGAGGCCGCGTCAGAAAGCAGGAGTGGCGGCAGCGAACACCAGCCGACTCAGAGGCCCGGAGGTTCGGGCAGAGCGTTTAGCTCGGGGGCGAATTCATTCCCGTCCGAGCTGGAGGGGCAGGATTTGTCCTCACAGGTGGACCTGGATATGATAAGAGGCTCTCTGGTCATCATAGCGAGAGACGTGCAGAGGGTTTACCTGCAGCTGAGCACGGCCATCGAGCAGGTGGGAACTCTGAGCAAGGGCAGAGGAGACACATGA
- the slc35g2a gene encoding solute carrier family 35 member G2a — protein MESAHLLSGSKKRVKIHPHTVTAKYATQTPYSPQPGIHTHFPQPGDEGYDDAPSFEDFGSFLEETSDRKRLTESKRWPLTLFGSKDKDTAHKLQATGGAEGSELGAKAVKGSGKGVGEQLASFGEASVSASRLTWLGLLGAALAHGCLIALTRLASERFGLGPLFLLLVRSVIQLLSVAVPLHRAENPFGPEGYRLRLLCYGIAYSLSLCCAYSSLTFASSENGATTWRLATTALSATLAFLLLEEKLGLADGITLAAGLCGLGLVLLPTADESYEDAPVDPVTFWRGAFGWSLSALAGLWMALALVGYRSLKDRVGVGTALFTVSWTGCLLTPATMILLQEGWSWPMSLPAWGLVLGLVACSIAAFLGMTHALTRLHPALVSASQSLEVPVAMFLHLALLPLAPTAPEVVGNVMIVLSVGWLVAMKLLPSRGAGRRQREEYEEILDSPIK, from the coding sequence atggagtcAGCTCACCTTCTGAGTGGCTCCAAGAAGAGAGTGAAGATCCACCCTCACACAGTCACAGCCAAGTATGCCACGCAGACTCCCTACAGTCCCCAACCTGGAATACACACCCATTTCCCCCAACCAGGCGACGAGGGGTATGACGATGCCCCATCATTCGAGGACTTTGGCTCATTCTTGGAGGAGACATCCGACAGGAAACGGCTCACGGAGAGCAAGAGGTGGCCCTTGACGTTGTTTGGCTCCAAAGACAAGGACACAGCTCATAAACTTCAAGCCACTGGGGGAGCAGAGGGGAGTGAGCTGGGAGCCAAAGCAGTGAAGGGATCTGGGAAAGGGGTTGGAGAACAGCTGGCCAGTTTCGGTGAAGCGTCTGTGTCTGCGTCTCGGCTCACCTGGTTGGGGCTGCTCGGTGCGGCGCTTGCACACGGCTGCCTGATTGCCCTGACCCGCCTGGCCTCTGAACGCTTTGGCCTTGGACCCCTGTTTCTTCTCTTGGTGAGGTCTGTCATCCAGCTTCTGTCAGTGGCAGTCCCACTGCACAGGGCGGAGAACCCGTTTGGACCAGAAGGATATCGGCTACGTCTGCTCTGTTACGGCATTGCGTACTCACTCTCCCTCTGTTGTGCATACTCCTCTTTAACTTTCGCCTCCTCTGAAAATGGTGCAACAACTTGGCGACTGGCAACCACCGCTCTGTCAGCAACCCTTGCCTTCCTGCTTCTGGAGGAAAAGCTGGGACTGGCTGATGGGATAACTTTAGCCGCTGGCCTGTGCGGATTGGGTCTTGTGTTGCTTCCCACGGCAGATGAGAGCTATGAAGACGCACCAGTCGACCCGGTCACATTCTGGAGAGGCGCCTTCGGATGGTCTCTTTCGGCACTAGCGGGATTGTGGATGGCCCTGGCGCTGGTTGGGTATCGCTCACTGAAAGACAGAGTGGGAGTTGGCACTGCCTTGTTCACTGTGAGTTGGACTGGTTGCCTGCTCACCCCAGCTACTATGATCCTGCTCCAGGAGGGCTGGTCTTGGCCTATGAGTTTACCAGCATGGGGCCTTGTCCTGGGCTTAGTTGCCTGCTCTATAGCAGCGTTCCTGGGAATGACACATGCTCTCACCCGACTCCACCCAGCTCTGGTCTCCGCCTCGCAGAGCTTGGAGGTGCCTGTAGCCATGTTCCTGCATTTGGCCCTACTCCCTCTGGCTCCCACCGCTCCAGAAGTTGTGGGGAACGTGATGATCGTGCTGAGCGTCGGGTGGCTGGTGGCAATGAAGTTGCTGCCCTCTCGAGGTGCGGGACGGCGCCAGAGGGAGGAGTATGAGGAGATTCTGGACTCACCTATCAAATAG